In the genome of Gloeotrichia echinulata CP02, one region contains:
- a CDS encoding ubiquinol-cytochrome c reductase iron-sulfur subunit — translation MKRRDFINWVGLGWLASSLPVAIAACSSETTAPSASAGSGWQSVGTKAELDKTGQLLAENSPVGPVLVVGTSKTANLIAVNPTCTHKGCTVAWKGKDKKFACPCHDAEFGGDGKVRTGPAEKPLKTYAVKIEGNSVLVKTT, via the coding sequence ATGAAACGTCGTGATTTTATCAATTGGGTGGGTTTGGGTTGGCTAGCGAGTTCTTTACCTGTAGCGATCGCAGCCTGTTCTTCCGAGACAACAGCACCGAGTGCTTCTGCAGGTAGCGGTTGGCAATCGGTGGGTACTAAGGCAGAATTAGATAAAACTGGTCAATTGCTTGCCGAAAATTCACCGGTTGGGCCTGTGTTGGTAGTCGGTACATCTAAAACCGCAAATCTCATTGCTGTTAACCCTACCTGTACTCATAAAGGTTGCACGGTAGCATGGAAAGGTAAAGATAAAAAATTCGCCTGTCCCTGTCATGATGCAGAATTTGGGGGTGATGGTAAAGTACGAACAGGCCCTGCCGAAAAACCGCTCAAAACTTACGCCGTCAAAATTGAGGGAAATTCTGTTTTGGTGAAAACAACGTAA
- a CDS encoding HEAT repeat domain-containing protein, which translates to MTNDEESQYGLFTPTDLAAHDAADWSSLIQYLQQIIILGENSPDKEIVKHQETLLELALSILEMGDFQQRWEITKVLTNLGNIAIAPLIDILKDEDAEEELRWYAARTLGEFKHPDVIPPLVELLHKEENEELKAMASTALGQMGTVAIAPLSELLIDENTRLLAVRSLCYIPHPETIVPLLGVVADRQPAVRAAAIEALSRFDDERVPPVLVKALDDLASGVRQAAVLGLGCRPDLCEALDLVTKLQPWLYDLNEDVSCATAIALSRMGGDTATQHLFRVLISPYTPLKLQLEIVRAFSWMGTLSAVQYLQQALNQSTERTICQEIVTVLGRVQQPQLTQLAAEILLATLQSKHKATEIASFKSAIALSLGQLGRIEAIESLILLLADQDPVVRLHAIAALKNLDSEIAYQQLHQLANNPILTPHLQQGIAIALAEWDR; encoded by the coding sequence ATGACAAATGACGAAGAAAGCCAGTATGGTTTATTTACGCCGACCGACTTAGCGGCACATGATGCTGCTGATTGGTCATCGTTGATTCAATATCTACAACAAATAATAATTTTAGGCGAAAATTCTCCAGACAAAGAAATAGTTAAACATCAAGAAACACTGCTGGAATTAGCACTCTCAATTTTAGAAATGGGGGATTTTCAGCAACGCTGGGAGATTACCAAGGTGTTGACTAACTTGGGGAATATTGCCATCGCGCCACTAATTGATATCTTAAAAGATGAAGATGCAGAGGAAGAATTACGCTGGTATGCGGCGCGGACTCTGGGGGAGTTTAAACACCCAGATGTAATTCCCCCTCTGGTGGAGTTATTGCACAAAGAAGAAAATGAAGAACTCAAGGCGATGGCGTCCACTGCTTTGGGACAAATGGGTACTGTGGCTATTGCGCCACTTTCGGAACTTTTAATAGATGAAAATACACGCCTGTTGGCAGTGCGATCGCTCTGTTATATCCCACATCCAGAAACTATTGTACCTCTGTTGGGTGTAGTGGCAGATCGACAACCTGCTGTCAGGGCTGCGGCGATTGAAGCCCTCAGCCGATTTGATGATGAACGTGTACCACCGGTTCTGGTCAAGGCTTTGGATGATTTAGCTTCTGGGGTCAGACAGGCCGCTGTATTGGGGTTAGGTTGTCGCCCTGATTTATGCGAAGCATTAGATTTGGTGACGAAATTGCAACCGTGGCTGTATGACTTGAACGAAGATGTGAGTTGTGCAACGGCGATCGCCCTTTCTCGCATGGGTGGTGATACAGCTACCCAGCACTTATTTCGCGTGCTGATATCACCGTACACACCCCTGAAGTTACAACTCGAAATTGTCCGCGCTTTTAGCTGGATGGGGACCCTATCCGCTGTGCAGTATTTGCAACAAGCACTGAATCAATCCACAGAAAGAACAATTTGTCAAGAAATTGTCACGGTTCTGGGGAGAGTACAACAGCCACAGCTAACTCAACTAGCTGCAGAAATTTTGTTGGCAACACTGCAATCAAAGCACAAAGCCACGGAAATTGCCAGCTTCAAGAGTGCGATCGCCTTATCTTTAGGTCAATTAGGTAGAATCGAGGCGATTGAATCCTTGATTTTGCTGTTAGCAGATCAAGATCCAGTCGTGAGATTGCACGCGATCGCCGCACTCAAAAATCTTGATTCAGAAATTGCATATCAACAATTACATCAGCTAGCAAATAACCCTATACTCACACCACACTTGCAACAGGGAATAGCGATCGCCTTGGCGGAGTGGGACAGATGA
- the pssD gene encoding PssD/Cps14F family polysaccharide biosynthesis glycosyltransferase codes for MQGTSKKLKLMLVCTSGGHFATMKSLRSFWSVHDRVWVSDRQKDTTILDKEERVHWLPYQAPRDVLGLLLNIPETLRILRREKPDLVISTGASLAINFGFLAKIMGMKFIFIESISRPNELSISGKLVYLISDEFYVQWPELCQKYNKAIFRGYVS; via the coding sequence ATGCAAGGAACCTCAAAAAAACTCAAGTTAATGTTGGTCTGTACCTCTGGTGGGCACTTTGCAACCATGAAAAGTCTTAGGTCTTTCTGGTCAGTGCATGATAGGGTTTGGGTGAGCGATCGCCAAAAAGATACGACAATCCTTGACAAGGAAGAGAGGGTACATTGGCTACCTTATCAAGCACCAAGAGATGTATTAGGTCTTTTGCTAAATATTCCGGAAACTTTGAGAATTCTCCGTCGAGAAAAACCAGATTTGGTGATTTCAACAGGGGCAAGTTTAGCTATCAATTTTGGCTTTTTAGCTAAAATAATGGGCATGAAATTTATTTTTATCGAAAGCATTTCTCGCCCTAACGAATTAAGTATCTCCGGTAAGTTAGTCTACCTAATATCTGACGAATTTTACGTTCAATGGCCAGAGCTTTGTCAGAAATATAATAAAGCCATTTTCCGAGGTTATGTCTCATGA
- a CDS encoding glycosyltransferase — MILMTLGTISFPFDRAIIWLKILLDRGVISEKIFVQYGTSDISVLVGHPLVTLESTVTSEELMKLVDASRLVISHAGQGSTRMLVARKAHFVILPRLQRYGEHVDDHQMRFAEAIAKYGIKHMMSIDAIEQAILQPPPILQGQLFGGPKLTDYLLNQYPPANTKVQLIS; from the coding sequence ATGATTTTAATGACTTTAGGGACGATATCCTTTCCATTTGACCGTGCGATTATTTGGTTGAAAATCCTCTTAGACCGTGGTGTGATTTCCGAGAAAATTTTTGTGCAGTACGGTACTAGCGACATCTCTGTATTAGTAGGACACCCTTTAGTAACTTTAGAATCAACAGTTACTTCAGAGGAATTAATGAAATTAGTAGATGCTTCTCGCTTAGTTATTTCCCATGCAGGGCAAGGTTCTACAAGGATGTTGGTAGCTCGTAAAGCGCATTTTGTGATCTTACCAAGGCTGCAACGCTACGGAGAGCATGTAGACGATCATCAGATGAGGTTTGCTGAAGCAATAGCAAAGTATGGTATCAAACACATGATGTCTATAGATGCTATTGAACAAGCAATCTTACAGCCCCCGCCTATTTTGCAGGGACAACTATTTGGTGGACCAAAGCTAACAGATTATCTTTTGAATCAATATCCTCCTGCAAATACAAAAGTTCAGTTAATCTCATAA
- a CDS encoding GNVR domain-containing protein gives MKASAIIKRHWLPLVGLNSAILSATLAISVLSPKTWTAGTQLILPDTTTNLDASLGTLGQLKDQGIAFTNELSPLQVQTSIITSNDVISSVWSSDPEKNKYPSLERYKKLFKVKAVDQSTTIKVEAIGSLPELAKQRSQRLIESYQLRVNELRQGVASAREQFTQSQLQEAERNLEIAKNQLAKYKQSTGLVSSEDQTKNLVEAIKSTRISQTQAVAQAQAAATRSQILSAQVGMTPKVAISSLRLSQNKEYQALRQKLSEIDTDIAVQQGDFTNEHPRIKSLQQKRQELIAALNQQRTSLVPNAEGLDTSFGGNNFKDTTMDLIADLIQADAESKGLQQESIKLQQQVNKLQMELSKISTQQARLLDLQRRYDIAEGLYKGIVAQLEQGKITAFNAYPNVQVLDQPSVDFKPTTPKRSLIFLGGILTSILGSAALISFFESRNPLLKPKDLQEIELPVLGRISTFKSSTLRLDTESTEIEFQRLASTISLMQLENRRLMITSSTPGEGKTLVTLGLAKALVVLGFRVLIVDGDFHRTKMSQHFGYFLTKDANSLPTPVSISPNLNLLPAAPIANGKIVEFVARGEFERYLNAIQATSDYDYVIVDSAPVAATSETALMAKAIANVLMVIRLGVSDRYMVQDTLEQLNRHNAQVIGLALNAVEQRGEGYIYKRDNTQVNS, from the coding sequence GTGAAGGCATCTGCAATCATCAAAAGGCATTGGTTGCCTCTGGTTGGGTTAAACAGTGCCATTCTTAGCGCAACACTAGCGATTTCTGTATTATCGCCGAAAACTTGGACAGCTGGCACACAACTGATTTTACCGGATACGACAACAAATCTAGATGCAAGTTTGGGGACATTGGGGCAACTCAAAGACCAAGGAATTGCATTTACTAACGAACTCAGCCCACTGCAAGTACAAACATCTATCATTACTAGTAATGATGTGATCAGTTCTGTTTGGTCATCTGACCCAGAAAAAAATAAGTATCCCAGCCTTGAGAGGTACAAAAAATTGTTTAAAGTCAAGGCAGTAGATCAGTCCACAACAATTAAAGTAGAGGCGATAGGTTCTCTACCCGAACTAGCAAAACAAAGGTCACAAAGACTGATTGAAAGTTATCAACTTCGTGTAAATGAACTCCGTCAAGGAGTAGCATCTGCTAGAGAGCAATTTACCCAGAGTCAGTTGCAAGAAGCTGAACGCAACTTGGAGATAGCAAAGAATCAATTAGCAAAATACAAGCAGTCCACAGGGTTGGTTAGCAGCGAAGATCAGACCAAAAATTTGGTTGAAGCCATCAAGTCTACAAGAATATCACAGACACAGGCAGTTGCCCAAGCGCAAGCAGCAGCGACACGTTCCCAAATACTATCCGCACAAGTAGGGATGACTCCAAAAGTGGCTATTAGCTCTTTACGCTTGAGTCAAAACAAAGAATATCAAGCACTGCGACAGAAGTTATCCGAAATAGATACCGATATTGCAGTTCAACAAGGAGACTTTACTAATGAACATCCTAGAATTAAATCATTGCAACAAAAGCGTCAGGAATTAATTGCTGCACTGAACCAACAACGAACTTCCTTGGTGCCCAATGCTGAAGGATTAGATACCAGCTTTGGTGGTAATAACTTCAAAGATACAACTATGGACTTAATTGCCGATCTGATTCAGGCTGACGCTGAGAGTAAAGGGCTGCAACAAGAGTCGATAAAACTTCAGCAACAGGTGAATAAACTGCAAATGGAACTGAGCAAAATATCCACCCAACAAGCTAGGTTGTTGGATTTACAGCGTCGATACGATATTGCAGAAGGTCTCTATAAAGGGATTGTAGCTCAGTTAGAACAAGGGAAGATCACCGCCTTTAATGCCTATCCAAATGTGCAAGTTCTCGATCAACCTTCTGTAGACTTCAAACCAACAACCCCGAAACGCTCTTTGATTTTCCTTGGTGGTATTTTGACATCTATTTTGGGTAGCGCTGCTCTAATCTCATTCTTCGAGTCTCGTAACCCCCTACTAAAACCAAAGGATTTGCAAGAAATAGAATTACCTGTACTGGGGCGGATTTCTACTTTCAAATCTTCCACATTGAGATTGGATACCGAATCGACGGAAATAGAGTTTCAAAGGCTTGCTTCTACTATTAGCCTCATGCAATTAGAAAACCGTCGCCTGATGATTACTAGTTCAACGCCAGGAGAAGGTAAAACACTAGTAACTTTGGGACTAGCTAAAGCTTTAGTAGTGTTAGGGTTTCGAGTGCTGATAGTTGATGGTGATTTCCACAGGACAAAGATGAGCCAGCATTTTGGCTATTTTTTAACGAAGGACGCAAACTCTTTACCGACACCAGTGTCAATTAGCCCTAACTTGAATCTATTACCAGCAGCGCCCATAGCCAACGGCAAAATAGTTGAGTTTGTAGCGCGTGGGGAATTTGAACGGTATTTAAATGCTATTCAAGCCACAAGCGATTACGATTACGTGATTGTTGATAGCGCACCAGTTGCAGCAACTAGTGAAACAGCCTTAATGGCAAAGGCGATCGCTAATGTGTTGATGGTAATTCGCTTAGGAGTGAGCGATCGCTATATGGTGCAGGACACCCTAGAACAATTGAATCGCCATAATGCCCAAGTTATCGGTCTAGCGCTTAATGCTGTTGAGCAACGGGGGGAAGGGTACATCTACAAACGCGATAATACCCAGGTCAACTCGTAG
- a CDS encoding O-antigen ligase family protein: MNFISKTHENKNAIFQGIWLRTQALTQAEKVVCLGIILIPIWWVIGWGVMLLLWMCAIVFYELKTNRKIRLSPPNIEVIGIILFSFYRSLSYGMNSPEIAPRVLIDPLITWGCVGILLWYIQSNNIRVRLQPVAWAFSFTICMMILWWIFCHFVIREPYYTPPRTLYAVLTDKGAYNPANLGSVGNFLVPYYLTEKGFGGLYRHNFFFPHPTVSSFAIGFAGLIALDLKNLLWSRSILAACTLLILIAQARNAWLSLSVVLVVRWILTTGKTRGITFMLALFAIASFATFSVPSVTNYIADTYSNTVETTSNFRKESTEGRQKIYQRTWESFIEEPLWGHGVNGPSVVPGYEFAGLGSESFILGTLLYKSGLVGTGVFLAFYISLLVQLCKTRKDRPLCCFLMLLYFTLASSVTEFLGLELFLLLLCTILQKSHINQGKQSEFSIHKFPMS, encoded by the coding sequence ATGAATTTTATCTCAAAAACACATGAAAATAAAAATGCCATATTTCAGGGAATATGGCTTCGTACTCAGGCATTAACCCAAGCCGAAAAAGTCGTATGTTTGGGAATTATTTTAATCCCCATTTGGTGGGTTATTGGCTGGGGGGTAATGTTACTATTATGGATGTGTGCCATAGTATTTTATGAACTAAAAACTAATCGCAAGATTCGCCTATCACCTCCCAATATAGAAGTAATTGGAATCATATTATTTAGTTTTTACCGGTCACTTTCTTATGGTATGAATTCACCAGAAATTGCACCAAGAGTGTTAATAGATCCACTGATCACCTGGGGTTGCGTGGGAATATTACTTTGGTATATTCAAAGCAATAACATTCGCGTGCGTCTGCAACCAGTTGCCTGGGCTTTTTCCTTTACCATCTGTATGATGATACTTTGGTGGATATTTTGTCACTTTGTGATTAGAGAACCATACTATACTCCTCCTCGAACTCTTTACGCAGTATTGACAGATAAGGGAGCCTACAACCCAGCAAATTTGGGTAGTGTTGGGAACTTTTTAGTTCCATATTATTTGACAGAGAAAGGTTTTGGTGGACTATATCGTCATAATTTCTTTTTTCCCCATCCAACAGTTTCTTCCTTTGCAATAGGCTTTGCGGGTCTGATTGCTCTGGATCTAAAAAATCTCTTGTGGTCTAGGTCGATATTAGCAGCCTGTACATTATTAATACTGATTGCTCAAGCACGTAACGCTTGGTTGTCTTTGTCGGTGGTGCTGGTTGTACGGTGGATATTAACAACTGGCAAAACTCGAGGAATTACATTTATGTTAGCGCTATTTGCGATCGCCAGTTTTGCGACATTTTCTGTACCTTCAGTGACTAATTATATCGCTGACACTTACAGTAATACTGTGGAAACAACTAGTAATTTTCGCAAAGAATCAACTGAAGGGCGGCAAAAAATCTATCAGCGAACCTGGGAAAGTTTTATTGAAGAACCTTTGTGGGGACATGGAGTGAATGGACCTTCGGTTGTACCAGGATATGAGTTTGCTGGACTTGGTTCTGAAAGTTTTATTTTAGGAACTTTGTTATATAAATCGGGGTTAGTAGGTACTGGAGTTTTCCTCGCCTTTTATATATCCTTACTGGTGCAACTTTGCAAAACACGAAAAGATAGACCACTTTGTTGTTTTCTCATGCTGCTTTACTTCACCCTTGCTTCTTCTGTCACTGAGTTTCTCGGTTTAGAATTATTCCTTCTTTTGTTGTGTACTATCTTGCAAAAATCTCATATAAATCAAGGTAAGCAATCAGAATTTTCAATACATAAATTTCCGATGAGTTAA
- a CDS encoding glycosyltransferase family 4 protein — protein MRKLLILPGACNAVGGTVVTLSLLIQGFEQLKQAESLCVLVQADSVMEKYLLQAGQGAYLKSIAANSQSEFCTKALKWVNQQPTDYPLLLDNCVDRRLQLILLWASPRLRWSGRQIFHFFHDLALSYNYAGYLLRKLMFASLAPVGICNSNFTAQHVRQFVSNIRGVMYQPVATESFQSQVKSHPPSELQPILESGAKIILTPSRINQPHSIGDKNLRALIPVLAHLHASGHKFHGVVIGQDLSPNQIYTQELLKSAKNAGVADYFTVLPPTLAIQNYYNYADIVVSLAPREPFGRIIVEAIAFGVPVVGSCTGGIGEILSHFAPEWMVDPHDPKAVCEAIIRISNHQNTSEVLTQAKNWVMQNCSVSKYTQQMMQITELISINTDEKELNKVY, from the coding sequence ATGCGAAAACTTTTAATCTTACCAGGAGCCTGTAATGCAGTCGGAGGAACAGTAGTGACACTCTCGTTATTGATTCAAGGGTTTGAGCAGTTGAAGCAAGCAGAATCATTATGTGTTTTAGTGCAAGCTGATTCTGTGATGGAAAAGTATTTACTCCAAGCAGGACAAGGGGCTTACCTGAAATCAATTGCAGCAAATAGCCAAAGTGAATTTTGCACAAAAGCACTGAAATGGGTAAATCAGCAACCGACAGATTACCCCTTGTTGTTAGACAACTGTGTTGATCGCCGGTTGCAATTAATCCTTCTGTGGGCTAGCCCACGTCTTCGTTGGAGTGGTCGTCAGATTTTTCACTTTTTTCACGATTTAGCACTGTCATACAATTATGCAGGCTATTTGCTGCGAAAGCTTATGTTTGCTAGTCTTGCACCAGTTGGTATTTGCAACTCTAACTTCACGGCTCAACATGTTCGTCAGTTTGTGTCCAACATTCGGGGAGTTATGTATCAACCTGTGGCTACAGAAAGTTTTCAGTCTCAGGTTAAATCTCATCCTCCATCTGAGTTACAACCAATACTTGAATCCGGGGCAAAGATTATCTTGACGCCATCAAGAATTAATCAGCCTCACAGTATTGGTGACAAAAATCTACGGGCGCTGATTCCTGTTTTAGCGCACCTACATGCGAGCGGTCACAAATTCCACGGCGTAGTCATTGGGCAAGATTTATCTCCTAATCAAATCTATACTCAGGAATTGCTCAAAAGTGCGAAAAATGCAGGCGTTGCTGATTATTTTACGGTCTTACCCCCAACCCTAGCGATACAAAATTACTATAATTATGCAGATATTGTCGTAAGCCTTGCTCCGAGGGAACCATTTGGACGCATCATTGTGGAAGCGATCGCCTTTGGTGTTCCAGTAGTTGGTAGTTGCACAGGCGGAATCGGGGAAATTTTAAGTCACTTTGCCCCTGAGTGGATGGTCGATCCTCATGACCCAAAAGCCGTATGTGAGGCAATTATTCGTATTAGCAATCATCAGAATACTTCAGAAGTTTTAACTCAAGCAAAAAATTGGGTAATGCAAAATTGTAGCGTGAGTAAATACACGCAACAAATGATGCAAATCACTGAATTAATTTCGATAAATACCGACGAAAAAGAGTTAAACAAAGTGTACTAA
- a CDS encoding methyltransferase domain-containing protein produces the protein MPSYIRDIAKKVLPKQTLPTVMQITGDLQSIWYAGNKFICPCCGNQFRQFRTGGVNNRVNAVCPKCNSLERHRVLWLYLQNKTNLFVDKLRVLHVCPEYFFFLALNYRSNLEYIGAGLNAPFAKVEMDITNIQAPENSFDVILCSHVLEHIPDDHQAMSELFRVLKPGGWAILQVPLDYERENTFEDFSITSPKDRERLFGKDDHVRVYGLDYKDRLEKAGFIVKVEDYVKELGKEIMTKYCLPEREDIYCCKKPISSENKDESI, from the coding sequence ATGCCATCGTATATCAGAGATATAGCTAAAAAAGTTTTACCCAAACAGACCTTGCCTACCGTCATGCAAATTACCGGAGACTTGCAGTCTATATGGTATGCCGGAAATAAGTTTATTTGTCCTTGCTGTGGCAACCAGTTTCGTCAATTCAGGACGGGTGGGGTTAATAATAGAGTTAATGCTGTTTGTCCAAAATGTAATTCCTTGGAAAGACATCGAGTTTTATGGTTGTATTTACAAAATAAAACTAATTTGTTTGTTGATAAGTTACGAGTTCTTCATGTTTGTCCGGAGTATTTTTTCTTCCTAGCCTTAAATTACAGATCCAATCTTGAATATATCGGTGCAGGTTTAAATGCACCATTTGCTAAGGTTGAAATGGACATCACAAACATTCAAGCCCCAGAAAACTCCTTTGATGTGATTTTGTGTAGTCATGTTTTAGAACATATCCCCGATGATCATCAAGCTATGAGCGAGTTATTTCGAGTTCTTAAGCCGGGTGGTTGGGCAATCTTACAAGTACCACTGGACTACGAACGGGAAAACACATTTGAAGATTTTAGTATCACATCACCTAAAGATAGAGAACGTTTATTTGGTAAAGATGATCATGTCAGAGTTTATGGCTTGGATTACAAAGATAGGCTGGAAAAAGCTGGTTTTATAGTTAAGGTAGAGGATTACGTTAAAGAATTAGGAAAGGAGATAATGACAAAATACTGTTTACCAGAAAGAGAAGATATATATTGCTGCAAAAAACCAATATCTTCAGAAAATAAAGATGAATCTATTTGA
- a CDS encoding glycosyltransferase family 4 protein: MWTFSQSITSISAQDHKPNILVISRTFFPNQGGIQEYAYNRCLQDPKSVIVLSSACADDGKFDQIQTFPIYRWPMPPPGLFGPLGGILKQILNMFWSVVLGIRLYQRYHYRYIEWCHGYDFPALLLLSYLLPIECFIYLHGDDVLCPLKNPFFRWLFEWTLQRSKIIVCNSSFTQNYLKENFEVERPIQIIHPTVRPEKFGQVSLKQENILRSQIRQKYQIPQDAIVILSVGRLVRRKGFDRVIEHLPALLADGLDVYYLICGRGQMESELRELSEKLGVASRVIFAGYVPDEELASYYATCDIFSMLTFFDNKQKSIEGFGIVYLEAGYFGKPVIASRVGGVEDAVLHGETGLLVDPNSPKEILSMLRQMCTDRELREKLGNRGQELATRNTPHRMLYMT; encoded by the coding sequence ATGTGGACTTTTTCACAATCTATAACTTCCATCAGCGCACAAGATCATAAACCAAATATTCTGGTAATCTCCCGTACCTTTTTTCCTAATCAAGGCGGTATTCAGGAGTATGCCTATAATCGCTGTTTGCAAGACCCCAAAAGTGTCATCGTTCTTTCCTCTGCATGTGCAGATGACGGCAAATTTGACCAGATACAAACATTTCCAATATACCGCTGGCCGATGCCACCACCTGGGCTTTTTGGACCTTTAGGGGGTATTTTAAAACAAATTCTGAATATGTTCTGGTCAGTAGTATTAGGCATTCGCCTATATCAACGCTATCATTATCGTTATATAGAGTGGTGCCACGGCTACGACTTTCCTGCTTTACTCTTGCTAAGTTATTTATTGCCGATTGAGTGCTTTATTTACCTCCACGGAGATGATGTACTTTGCCCGTTAAAAAATCCTTTTTTTCGATGGCTATTTGAGTGGACACTCCAGCGTAGTAAAATAATTGTATGCAATAGTAGCTTCACTCAAAACTACCTAAAAGAGAATTTTGAAGTTGAGCGACCTATTCAGATTATCCACCCAACTGTCAGACCAGAAAAATTTGGTCAGGTAAGTCTCAAGCAAGAAAATATTCTCCGCTCACAGATACGCCAGAAATATCAAATTCCCCAAGACGCAATTGTGATATTGTCAGTAGGGCGCTTAGTCAGACGCAAAGGTTTTGACCGGGTTATTGAACATTTGCCCGCCCTGTTAGCTGATGGGCTTGATGTCTACTACCTCATCTGCGGTCGGGGTCAAATGGAGTCTGAACTGAGGGAATTATCCGAAAAATTGGGTGTTGCTTCACGGGTTATTTTTGCCGGATATGTACCTGATGAAGAATTAGCTAGCTATTACGCAACGTGTGACATATTTTCGATGCTTACCTTCTTTGATAACAAGCAAAAAAGCATTGAAGGTTTTGGAATTGTTTACCTAGAAGCGGGTTATTTTGGTAAACCTGTGATCGCCTCACGAGTAGGAGGTGTAGAGGATGCTGTCCTTCATGGAGAAACCGGTTTGTTAGTAGATCCAAACTCTCCAAAGGAAATTTTGTCAATGCTGCGCCAGATGTGTACAGATCGAGAACTGCGTGAAAAATTAGGTAACAGAGGTCAAGAATTAGCAACCAGGAACACGCCTCATAGAATGCTGTATATGACTTAA
- a CDS encoding glycosyltransferase, protein MKNFQHFIITRFNVRVDYSNSRIGINPDWLTHRFKLFDKFCYSSLRGQSNQNFKWLIFFDSETPEEFKNKIQEYSKWQNIIPIYLDSEFTNRISRETVLNNLNNNVEYLITTRLDNDDAVSKQFVDLIQSSFKKQKFEFLNFTCGYVLSNRKLYEFNYLNNPFMSLIERVNERNIDGFKTIVCGEHTKLSLMGKIEQVKTKPTWLQVIHDKNVSNRVRGIRQPIKRLGDDFSINTEYIPNQEKLVPYLIDKSFSLIKTPVDSLVLALPKDVRASLKKISTMMNRKYI, encoded by the coding sequence ATGAAAAACTTTCAACACTTTATTATCACTCGATTTAACGTCAGAGTAGACTACAGCAACTCACGCATCGGAATTAACCCCGATTGGTTAACTCATCGCTTCAAATTATTTGACAAGTTTTGCTATTCTTCCCTTCGCGGACAGTCAAACCAAAATTTCAAATGGCTAATTTTTTTTGATAGTGAAACACCAGAAGAATTTAAGAATAAAATCCAAGAATACTCAAAATGGCAAAATATTATTCCTATTTATCTAGATTCTGAATTTACTAATAGAATTAGTCGGGAAACTGTGCTAAATAATTTAAACAATAATGTTGAATATTTAATTACAACCAGATTAGATAATGATGATGCAGTCTCTAAACAATTTGTTGATTTAATTCAAAGCAGCTTCAAGAAACAAAAGTTTGAGTTTCTAAATTTTACTTGTGGTTACGTTTTGAGTAATCGCAAGCTTTATGAATTTAATTACTTAAATAATCCTTTTATGAGTTTAATTGAAAGAGTTAATGAACGAAATATTGATGGATTCAAAACAATTGTATGTGGAGAACATACAAAATTGTCTTTGATGGGCAAGATTGAACAAGTAAAAACAAAACCAACGTGGCTACAAGTTATTCATGATAAAAATGTATCTAATAGAGTGAGAGGCATCAGACAACCCATAAAAAGATTAGGAGATGATTTCTCTATTAATACCGAATATATTCCCAATCAAGAGAAATTAGTACCTTATTTAATCGACAAAAGTTTTAGCCTAATTAAGACTCCTGTAGACTCCCTTGTTCTCGCCTTACCAAAAGATGTCAGAGCTAGTCTCAAAAAAATATCAACGATGATGAATCGCAAATATATCTGA